The sequence below is a genomic window from Andrena cerasifolii isolate SP2316 chromosome 6, iyAndCera1_principal, whole genome shotgun sequence.
AAatagagattaaaaaaatcgtgttttcgaAAATATATCGCGAAAGATATTTCTACTTCGGAAACGAGGAAATCACCCATTCGCGCACCCCTTCGCGCGTCCTGTAAACGGGGTGCTTGTACGGTGTCCGTAAAGCAAATAATTCTTGTATTGATCTAATCGAGCTTCCGAGGTGCACGCACATGCACACGGTTGGGAATTATCGAGAGAATTCGCAGGGATCGACGAGCGAAGCATGGCAGACTTACGGGCCGAGGTTTAACGAGAGAATCACATTCAAGGAAATGTTTCCGTCCCTCTGTCAACGCGTCAGAATTGCCATAAAGCATCGTATCAACAGCTGTCAAACATGCGTGGTGGCTTCTTACGTCCTTAACATGAGCAGGATATCGCACTCTGGGGAATACGGTGAGCATACCTCGCGACGATCTTACttcttttcaaatatttatctcTCCACTAATGGGGATGCGTTATTAAATGAATGGGTAAGCATGTCGATACCAGAGATGCACCCTAAAGTTATACCGACTCAAAGAGCCGAACACGCAAAAATCGAGCTGTCGCATAAACGAAATTCAAATAACTAGCTAACGAAATTGAACGAGGCGATCGAGGCTGAAATAATGTTGATTGCGCGATAAATATTTGCGGAATAAATTGTCCTAGTTGTCTGATAAAAAGAGGAAAGGTCCTTTATGTGGCCATTCACTTTTTCCCAGGGGCGAAAATATAAAGTACCTTGATGTATTATCTCGCCACATTTATAAGGTTTCCTGCCGACTTTCGGGCCATCGTTCCTTCATTTCTACGGCTGTGGGTCAGCAGAAAAGAACAACTGTTTCGGCAAATGCTCGACATCCTTTCCTTTCTATTGCGGCAGAGTTCTTCTCTCCCTAAAAACCGAGATGGAAGACCCAGAAGCGTCGCCCGGTATCAGTAGCGAAACAGAGCCCACGGCTCCTATCATCGAGGTACGTCCATTGTGATCGATTTTCGTCTCTAACGAGATTGCCCCGTCGATTCCCTTCATCGTTGAGCCATTCTACTGCAAACTTATTGCGGGTTTCTTCGTGAATTTCATGAATAACTCACTGGAAAGTGAGCCTTCTTGGGGATTCCAAATTCAATGCTGAAGTACTTGGATAACTAAATTCTGCTAAGAAACGCTAACATGATCCAATAATTCTCTTTCTCAAAGAAAAGCTTGTGGGATACAGACGAGTACTGCCTGGTTGCTGTGCTGTACGACGTGAGCCTGATCGATCGTCGAAGATTTTCGTCGAAATCAATAAGCTTCGAGATTAGCGTCGGGAACGCAGGCAACAGACAATTCCCTTACAGCCAATGCTTCGAGGACACCAACGACGGTATTGAATTCACGTGCATACTTTCCTCGACGAGTCCTTTCGCATGGTCGAGATCTATGTTACCACTCGAGCCTCCATTCCCACTGTCCACGGCCTCCCAATTACTTGTGTTAATATACTCGGGAAGTTTGCGTCGTGCGCGGCACCCTCCGTAAAATGTGATTAATTTTCAACAGGAAACGGTATACCGGAGCGGCGACCGGACTTTGAGAGCGGAACCCCGCCACGAATGACCGGATCGTTGGATCGCAAATATAATTATCTGCCACTTGGCTCGAGAAAACCCTGCCTCCACGTCAAGTCCTGGTGGCCGAACCTCGAGTGGAGGATGCACAATAGGAATAGCCTGGCTTTCATTGCTGACTTCCTTGTAAGTCCTCCTCGTTCGATGCTTGTCGATGGATCGGTCTATCTGTAATTCTCTACACTTCGCCATTCTATAAGATTCTTGGAAAACCACCATCTGTGCCAATTGTAGGAGGGTACTCACTGAGCGGCCcatagaatattcaaataccaaCTTAAGTAATTAAAAGTGTTAAAAGTCTTGTCACAAATGTCCACGAGTCGAGATTTCGACGACAAGCGCCCTAAGAGCTCGGTGCAAATTCATCGACCATCGACGCTCTGAAATAGTAAAGATCCGTGAAGTAGCATCGCTGCTCGATCCGACGAACTTCCCTCGGCccaaagaaatattttattacaatctCGAATCGAACAGCCGCGGCTTACGGGAAACGGCAAAGTTTGTTTCCGAAGTGGGGCAGCGATACGAGGGCAATTTTAATTCCCCGCGATAGGAAGGGAGGTTGGAGGAACTGGACGGCCTCGTGGCGCTGGAGGAACCGGAAGCTTACAAGCTGTATAACGAAACGGTTCGCGCCCTCAAGAGTCACTGCATCCATTATTTGCATACGTTGGACGCGGGTCGATACGACGACGATGGTGGCACCACGAAGCTCGATCGACATCGCGTGAACCTCTGCCGTAAAGAGATCGAGACTATCCTGAAGAGAATCAAGATCGACGGGGAACTTCCCAGCAATCACTACCTGAGGATCGCGATGGCGCACGCGTACCACTATCTAGGAAAAGTGAAGAAGTTACAGGAAGACGTGAGTCGAGCTCTGGTTATTCCAAAGtttcttgagaaaaaaatcgctgcgGGGGGCAATGGAACTCCATCGAGAAACCGGCGACTGGAGTTTAACCTTGATTGCGATTACGGACTCATCGGATTAATCTTCCAAGTTAAATAACATCCACGAGCATTCTTACAAACTTCTGCCTTCCTGGAGAATTTTCAGAGAACCTTTTTTTTGAGGGGGAGGgacatatttaatttaaattcctgTTGTTCTTTCCTCGTCTTGGGATTTTCTTGGGGTTCCAGAAGAGCCTTTGAACAAACCGCTCAAACTTTCCTTGTTCCCTCTTTTTATGCTTGGTCGAGATACGGGAAAGTGATTTATGAGATGGAAAGGAGAACAGAGTAATAAAAGCTCCTGTTTCTCCCTGCGCAGCTCGGAGGCTTCAAAGCGGAAATCACCATTGAAAGCAGAATGCAGAGACATCGACTTCTTTTCATCGTGGAAATTCGTATTCCGAATCCTTTAAATATTTAAGCTTGCCCATGCCGCGAGTAACTCGATGGAGGAATCAGAGTCTCCGAGAGCAGTCTATACTTATTACGAATTTATCAGCCACAGCACAGTCTCCCCGACGTTTTCGTTTGGATGATAGCCGGCTCGAAACGTGTGGCCTGCGCACGACTGATGGCCAAGGAAATTATTTACTCGGAGGAGGCGGCGGCGAGAGGGAAGAAATGTGGCCAAAAGATGATTATCTTCATGAGGGATCCGCGAGAAGATGTCGAGGCTGATTACGCGGCCTGCAAAGTGGAGCTTTTCCTCTGGCTTGGGAATGCAAAATACGTTGGTAGCTGCTGGTCCGCGATTCCCCCAGGATACGAAGTGGACTATGAAACGGGTGTCGACTCATTCCCAAAGTTTTTGGAGTACACTCAATCCTCGGTACGACGTGAATTCTTTATTGAAATTTTGGAACAGGGTCGAGTCTCGCGGTCTTCATTCAGAGATGACACGGATTTAATTAATGACAGAACCGAAAGGTTGTAGGGTCAAAAGGAGAGTGGTTCTTCCCAAGTCTTCTTCGCGAGAAAAAGTCAATTCTAATTATTTTGTCACGTTATTTGGGCACGTTGAGTATTCGTAGATTTAAGTTTTACTCGCACTGCAAGTTAATAGAACTCGCTTTAATTACATTGCACGAGCTTGTTCAGAAATTATCTGCTACAATCCAGCAGGAGATCTTTAGTTACACGAATCATTCGTTTAAGACCGTGAAACCTGTTAATTTATCACGGCGATGGTAACGAGgatgatatttaaatttaaatgagtAAGAAATTGGCGGGGAATGTATTTAAAATGTTTCTCGTTAAACGAGGTTGCCGACGTTAAAGAAATGAATCGTAATGGCAGTATCCATCCACTCCAACAGTAACGCAGAAAGTAATTGAAACCTTTGTGGGAGTGCAAAGTAATCCCGTGGCGAACACGCCTTTCTAAATGCAATTGAATGCGCGCTTTAAccgttgaaattctttttcacTCTTTCAAATTATTCCCACTTCCCGTTTGAAAACAAACTTTCATCGCGGAGATAGCATTGCTGCTGAATCTAGTCTCGCTCAAACCAATCAGAGGGATCAGCGGATCATTAAAACTTGAGACGAACGACCTCGCAGTCTCTAAGTAGTTGCAATTATGACGACTGCCAAAATCGTTGACTGAGCACGACAATCTCGGTTTCCGTTACGACTGATAGCGACCCAGAAATTCTAGCGCCATTTCATCCCGCAATATTTCGAACGAAACAGTGTTAGTTCCTCGGAACATCCGTGTTTTGCATTGCAGGCGTTCCAATTACGCGCTCATATATTCCAAGGTCGCTTTGATCCTGGGATGGATGCATCTGGCTTATTGGATCCTTTTGTATGCGTTGCGTTTCACGGTTACACGGCTGCCACAAAAGTAAGTTTGGTTTGCCGATAATTCAGCCGGGATTCCCGATAAGCGAGCAAAGTTTTGTTGTTACGAATTACTGCGACCATTGTAAACAAGTTCCCAAATTCGCGGCACGCTACTCGGGTGCAATTAAACTGTCTACCAGTCAGTCAAGCGCATGCGAACTCATCTGCGTTTTCAGGTTCTTAAGCAGACCCTCGATCCATTCTGGGATCAGACTCTGATTCTACCAGCGAGGACCGTCCATGGAACGAAAGAGCACCTGAAGCTGCACCCACCCAAGATAGTCCTGCAAGTATTCGATCAGGACATATGCGTGAGTAACGTTGCTAATTCATCCCCAAGCACGCATCGTGACTTTGCACGTTCGTGGATACGTTTAATTACGCCGCGAGCCTGACGTCAAAGTAATTTACGAATTGCTTCGAGTTATAACACTTTACCTAGAGCCGTTCGCAAATCGAAATTCTCAGGGCACCACGGAGTTCTGCGGAAGATGCACAGCCGTTCCATTAGTTAAACTCGCGAAGGAAACTTACTCGCCGCCTGATTTCCCTCCGAAACTCGAGTGGTACAAATTTAAATCGCAAAGGGATTGCAGCGGCTCCGTGCTCGCTGCTTTCGAGCTCATAGAGGTGAGAGTTGTGATACAAATCGATATTCACGTCGCACCACCGCCTCCCCAGCCCTTCCCTTCGCAGTCCCTCTGCCATTATTTTTAAGGATTAATTTCCAGATTGCCGTTTCCCTGCTGCCTAGATTTATAAATAGTAACGCGTACGCAGCATGAATGGGAAAATCCCCATTTTATAAAAGCCACCACATTTCGTTTACTAGCATCTGACTTAGGACAAGCTGAAATTAGTTCAAGAAATGCAAATGAAAATCTGTATGCCCCGTTAGGTGGAAGCAGACGAAGACGTGGACAGGGCGATAGACCCTTCGGAAGAGGGCGCGATATACAATATTCCCGTGGACATCAGGCCGAAAATGGCGAGCTTCAGACTCGAAGTTATTTTTTGGGGTGTACGGGACATGAAGAAGATATGTTACCTGCCGGTGCTTAAGCCTAGGATTATTATTGAATGCGCTGGAGTCCAGGTGAAGTCGGAGGTGATGGAGAACGCCAAGAAGTTCAGTAACTTCGAGGAGCCTCACATTATGGTCGACTTGGTAACTACTGTCACTTTCTTCACTATTATTATTGCGTCTTAAATACATCAAGCCCTGAGAGGGATCAGGGAGAAATGAAACCCAGCATCAGTGAAGTGGAAATATTTGATACGCGAGTGAAAAACAATTCTTTTCCTCTTAGTTTGAACTGTTTTTCGTAGTGGTGTTTCCTGCCACTGTTAAGATACGTTTCGATATCAATTCGAATGACGTATAAATTTCTCGAAGGATATGCCGGAGCTGAATATCTATTACCCCTGCATCACGATAAAAGCTTGTGATTCGCGAGGGTTCGGCTGCTTCAAGTACGCGGGGATTTGCATCATACCGAGCGTTCATGTGTTCCTGGAGCAATTAATAACTGAGGAGGATTACGATGCAGAAATACACGAGGCGAAATCGATTTTCAAATCTCCTTGGACGAGGAGACAGACCGCCACCATTCGTGAGTTTTTGTTTAGAAGAAACAATCGTAGAAATAATTTCTTCCCAGGCATACTTCTACTGTAACATATGAGCATACGTTTGAGCGTAATAACCTGGTTTCCCAGCGTTTCAAAAGTTACTAAATATTTGAGTTCGGTCGTTCAACAGCCCGCATACATTGATTTCGCAACTTTCCTTGCACAAGTTAATAACGCTATGGAAAATCCAGTTCCAGCCTGCACGCAACCGAGGAactttgttaattaaagttcacGGGAACATTTATCCCGCCGCGGGAATAAACGTTTTTTTCCGACACTCGAGTAATGTCTAAAAACGCTAACTGTCTGGCTCCGAACTGGCACGAGCCAAAATTAACTCCACGGTTCGGTTATTAATGGATTTGTCAATCAACCTGTCCCGCACTCAAACGGCAAACGCGGCTTCGATACCCCAGGGAAAAATATACAGGGAGAGTACAAACGCTTTCCTTCGATCTTTAATGTCTAATGTAACGTTTAATGATTTCCCCCCAAGTGCCCCTGTCGATTGATTACGACCCTTCAAAAGACGAAAATAAAGAACTAATCCCATTCAAGAGGATGGCTGGGAAAGATGTCTCCTCGCGGATCCAGAAGATCTTACGATCTGTGAAGACACTTCTAGCCCGTCTGTTTGGGATTAGAAAGAAGGAGAAGACGATGAGAGCACTAGGTTCCATGGATGACGAGTCGCTCGATTGGTGGAGTAAATATTTCGCTTCCCTGGAGGTGAGTCGACAGAATTCGTCAAGCGGATGATCCGATATTTGTAATTTACCACCGACCCCCGCAATGAAAGGAGGCGTTTTCAGGAGGAGAGGAGCAGACAGCTAGGCAGCATTCTTCCTGAAGATCGCAAGCTCGCCGCGACGTTCAAGGTATCCCACGCTTTAGCGTATTTTCATCAGCTCAGCTGTCTCATTGATCGGAAAACAGGTGTACGATGGAGAACTGGAGATGCAGCCGCAGTTCGCCGGTTTCCAGGATCGCCTCAGGACGTTCGAGTTGTGGAAGGGACGGAAAGTCGAGAATCCCGATTACGACAGCCAAAATTATGTTGGAAAGTTCAAGGTTCGGCTTAATTTCATCGTTTGGAAATTGCCGCGGAAAAATGTCGATTAACGAGCATGTTTCATAAAAACAAAGTGCTCGAGAATCATTAGCGAGTGGTACTCCTTAAGGgatcattccggttagcgcgccgataaattcagcgatttttaggaatttatcgcgacgaaaataattatggtaatggaataacacttttttttaattattcaactACACTTCTACagcaaatagaaaatataaaagtaatacaattattgcttttaaaatgcatttgaaagcggtcttgatgatatgtttaaaaatttatgcctcgctcgtgaaggcgatttcagctgttagacttatctaaACCCAAAAATCTAAACagttcttgatcagtatgactttCGCTATCGCttggactataattagtgatttatcttaaaaattagcaaaatgacgGGGCGAAATGCAAGAAAACtgtttttaaaagtaggttagactcaatgaaaatacttggttctAGTCCCTGtgagagtcataggtgtgcagaataagcagtaaaagttATAAAGCAATctgttcgatagattttgatcttttatcttcacgatgtgaaaaaatgacgttccgaaaaaaacgcgttcaaagttttcatctatagaggtcGAGTCTCTGGGCTCTTTTTtttgcctctgtagaagctaaaataatcggaatttttccgtaaaaatttaacagtacattcttgaggatatgtactctcgaaaaatatttaaaaaaatgtcgattttacaactCGTCTAACcgaaatgaccccttaacatgGCCCGAAAATTCGTCGCTTTCATTTGTCAATCGGTAGCATTTCGTGGATGGAGATGTGAAATTTATTCGCAGGGACGCATCTGCGTGTATCGTTGGCCGCATCCAGACAATCTTCCATGCAAGACGCGTAGCGGCAGGAGCGCGGATAACGGTTTGTGCGACGATTATCCGTCCCCAGAGCCAGTTAAGCTTCTGGTCAGACTCTACGTCGTGAGGGGTGAGTCCATCGACAAGCACGCGTCCTCGTAGATTCCTAGCCGCAAGGAGTAGAACAGTAGATGGTAACGAATCGATCTTTCCCATAGGCATTAATTTACAGCCGAACGATCCCCTGAGCGGAAAATCTGACCCGTATCTGTGCGTCAGGCTTGGGAAAACGTTTATCAACGACAACAAGAATTATATACCTAACCAGCTAAATCCGACATTTGGACGGTAGGCGGGCGTTTCAATTTTGGTGACCCTTTGTCACGGTTTCTTGGGGCATTGCCATCTTTTGTCTAGCTTTTAATAAATTAGGGGCATGATACTGATCTATTAATGCGATACTACGTATCCCTCTCCTTTGGGAAGCTAAAGATCGGTCAGACCTTAGCATTATGTTCTCTACTAGATGTCTTTCTTCAAGTACACTCAATCACTATGAAACGCCGACTGAAATTCACGAAGCTAGGGAACCTATTCAATTTCAACGTACATTGTTAGACTGTTCGAGATAGAGGCCAGTTTTCCTCGAGACTACGCGTTGATCGTGCAAGTATGGGACTACGACGCGACTTCGGGCGATGACCTGATAGGAGAGACCAAGATCGACTTGGAGAATCGATTCTACAGCAGGCACCGCGCTACCTGCGGCATATCGAGGGTCTATAGCGTGGACGGTTACAATCGTTGGAGGGATCGCGAGAAGCCGACGCTGATACTCGAGCAGCTTTGCAGGAGGAATAACCTGCCGGCACCCGAATATAGAAACGATTACGTGAAAATAGGGCGCAAGAGATTCCCTTTTATCGATAaccgtccgaaagacggagtcggtacgtttttaaaaattaatcgcTCGGGTATAAGTGCCATGGGAATCGTGTCGAACggaatcttcttttttttttatatcaatgaTAAATGATTCCTATTCAGAGAGAGAAGAATGCATGGCATTGAATGTACTTCACCAGTGGCAAGACTTCCCCATTTGCGGGGGTGCCTTGGTGCCCGAGCACGTTGAAAGGAGGCCGCTTTTTAACATCGCGAAACCTGGACTGGAGCAGGTGATGAAAGAAACGATTTTCTTCATTCGATAGCTGAATATGCGAGTAGGAACAAAGCTGCTGTGGAGTATATAAAACGAATTGCGGCTGGTATTCGGAATGCGCGTCCTGAATGTCTGATTGGGCACTAATGTGGAACCGAAATAGATTTGGAAACGATGTCGGCACTGAATTTTCAACCGGCTAAAAGCACTTGGGGCTCCTTTAGCCGATTGATTTATCAGAAGAATGCCTCGAGCGCGACATTCGCAAATTGGACGGTCTCTCGCCTACCTAAATATTCATTGGCCAGTTCTAAAAGCGTGATCCGCATTTTCGTCCGATGTTGCAGGGAAAATTGGAACTCTGGATCGACATGTTCCAATCCGAGGAGCTACCCCCGAAACCGCCGGTAGACATCACTCCCTCGGTACCAGTGGAATATGAAATTCGCGTGATCGTCTGGAATACCGAGGACGTGCCTCTCGTTGAAAGTCAATTTCTTACGGGGGAGAAGAGCTCCGATATTTTCGTGAAAGGGTACGCTCGAGGATGCCGCCGACAAATAAATGTGTATCTTTTAAATCGTCCGTTTCGAGAGAGCTGCGCCGAAAGGATTTTAGAGGTTTATCGGGGATCTGGGATTCGATAAATTTGCCTCCAAATACTCGAGCGCTTAAAATTTAAAGTACACTGGATAGGTAGACAGTGTAACCATAGACCGGGGAAAGAAGCCAGGAGTTCTTGCAGCAATGTGGAACGCGACATATTTTCTGATATCCGACGATCGATTCCAGCTGGATTATTTACGATGATTACCAAAAGACCGACGTCCATTACAATTCCCTGAACGGCGAGGGTAACTTCAACTGGAGATTCGTATATCGTGTCACGTATTCGAAGGGCGAGCGCGCTATGATCGTTCGCAGAAAGATATCTGTCTTCAGCACCAGTGAAACCGAGGACAAACTGCCCTGCAAATTGTATCTGCAAGTCTGGGACAGCGATCATTTCTCTCCGGACGATTTCCTCGGTATGCCGGACCACTCGAATCCCGGCGTTAATTAACAATCGCCAACGAGCGGAACGGAAACCACGTAGCTAGTTAAAATCGACTGTTCCTAGGTGCCCTGACGTTGGATCTGTCCAGAATGCCACGGGGAAGCGCAAACTCGAAGAATTGCACCCTGAAACTCCTCAATCCCAGCTTACCAGCCACTGATCTGTTCAAACTGACACGGATCAAGGCGTGGTGGCCATTTGTCAGCAGCGTTGGAACGGGGGACTTCGTTCAGGCGGTGCGTTTCGTTAAATCTGTCTAATCATTAGCGTTTATGGAAGCGAACGTTATTATCTTGTACTGTAACATTCGACTACAGTAGCTTCTGGTAGATTCGGAGCTTTCAGTTGCCATCGAAGCGCTCTTGCTCGAAATGTTCCTTTTCCAGTCACGAATGCTATGAAATATTAATCTACTTTTTGCTATGAAATAATCGTGATACGCCGAAGTAGACTCACGCGGAGCAATGTATCGATTCAGGGCAAAGTCGAACTGGAAATGTCAATATTGCCAGCAACGGAAGCCGACGGGCAGCCTGCGGGCAGAGGAAGAGACCCACCCCAGAGTCTTCCCCCTCCGAAGTAAGAAACTTAATTACGAAATAGAAAACTACTCGTTATCATCGAATTTTCATCCTTTTGGTGGATTTTCGAAACTGGTAATTTAGATAATTCGGGAGTTAAATCAGGTCATCTACGTTGGGCAACGTATTCCTGGACAATCCAGCATTATCCACTCGAATCTGTGACTGTCTGGTTTCAGCGCAAAGAAACGTCGACTGATAAAATTAGCTCGCGTCCTATTAGTATTCGAATCACGGTGCTAACACTGAATATTCAAAGACTGATCAAATTACTATCCGCGCGAGATTTTTCtatcataaattttaaaacacacCGAACCTACATTCCAATTAATCCTCAATCCCCCAGTCCCATCTCTAATAAATAT
It includes:
- the LOC143370031 gene encoding otoferlin, with the protein product MGQRRFRSNPYQVCITILEARYLPQNANPMVVVKVGNQKRKTVVRERTDTPVYNDYFVFDLFCNLDQLLSTKIMIAVYLKNYFRLKFHGSTSFEVALVWDQPDRQYYHKWAMLTNPKDLAAGANGYVKCNIAINVKGEKMKVNPETEGEDDIEGNLLLPVGGESLLFRQHARYIFAIYRADGLPDMSSVCVKSDFQNINPYVQISFAGMKGSTSEAWQTYGPRFNERITFKEMFPSLCQRVRIAIKHRINSCQTCVVASYVLNMSRISHSGEYGFLPTFGPSFLHFYGCGSAEKNNCFGKCSTSFPFYCGRVLLSLKTEMEDPEASPGISSETEPTAPIIEKSLWDTDEYCLVAVLYDVSLIDRRRFSSKSISFEISVGNAGNRQFPYSQCFEDTNDGNGIPERRPDFESGTPPRMTGSLDRKYNYLPLGSRKPCLHVKSWWPNLEWRMHNRNSLAFIADFLEGRLEELDGLVALEEPEAYKLYNETVRALKSHCIHYLHTLDAGRYDDDGGTTKLDRHRVNLCRKEIETILKRIKIDGELPSNHYLRIAMAHAYHYLGKVKKLQEDPQHSLPDVFVWMIAGSKRVACARLMAKEIIYSEEAAARGKKCGQKMIIFMRDPREDVEADYAACKVELFLWLGNAKYVGSCWSAIPPGYEVDYETGVDSFPKFLEYTQSSAFQLRAHIFQGRFDPGMDASGLLDPFVCVAFHGYTAATKVLKQTLDPFWDQTLILPARTVHGTKEHLKLHPPKIVLQVFDQDICGTTEFCGRCTAVPLVKLAKETYSPPDFPPKLEWYKFKSQRDCSGSVLAAFELIEVEADEDVDRAIDPSEEGAIYNIPVDIRPKMASFRLEVIFWGVRDMKKICYLPVLKPRIIIECAGVQVKSEVMENAKKFSNFEEPHIMVDLDMPELNIYYPCITIKACDSRGFGCFKYAGICIIPSVHVFLEQLITEEDYDAEIHEAKSIFKSPWTRRQTATILPLSIDYDPSKDENKELIPFKRMAGKDVSSRIQKILRSVKTLLARLFGIRKKEKTMRALGSMDDESLDWWSKYFASLEEERSRQLGSILPEDRKLAATFKVSHALAYFHQLSCQLEMQPQFAGFQDRLRTFELWKGRKVENPDYDSQNYVGKFKGRICVYRWPHPDNLPCKTRSGRSADNGLCDDYPSPEPVKLLVRLYVVRGINLQPNDPLSGKSDPYLCVRLGKTFINDNKNYIPNQLNPTFGRLFEIEASFPRDYALIVQVWDYDATSGDDLIGETKIDLENRFYSRHRATCGISRVYSVDGYNRWRDREKPTLILEQLCRRNNLPAPEYRNDYVKIGRKRFPFIDNRPKDGVEREECMALNVLHQWQDFPICGGALVPEHVERRPLFNIAKPGLEQGKLELWIDMFQSEELPPKPPVDITPSVPVEYEIRVIVWNTEDVPLVESQFLTGEKSSDIFVKGWIIYDDYQKTDVHYNSLNGEGNFNWRFVYRVTYSKGERAMIVRRKISVFSTSETEDKLPCKLYLQVWDSDHFSPDDFLGALTLDLSRMPRGSANSKNCTLKLLNPSLPATDLFKLTRIKAWWPFVSSVGTGDFVQAGKVELEMSILPATEADGQPAGRGRDPPQSLPPPNRPDTSFSWFRNPWKAFRFVVCRYYKWRIICCLTCVLLVLLFACAIYAFPGYLVKRLLGV